A stretch of Lathyrus oleraceus cultivar Zhongwan6 chromosome 6, CAAS_Psat_ZW6_1.0, whole genome shotgun sequence DNA encodes these proteins:
- the LOC127093645 gene encoding NAC domain-containing protein 55, translated as MKALNSRSGKDFMPTDDELLQNFLYNKINNKPIPNYLNILEHDLFGTEKTPLDIWNEFEASYSYGGKDLYFFTTLKKKSATSTRSVRTIGNGNWEGEDTGKSIFAKDTSKLLGMKKRFRFEKSNTPQDGGWILHEYNLHKSLINNPSPVNNYVLCRFRKNLKPESQNTPAKASIADQSNSHLRKISTTKSCYSQTKSCYGQESKGKTVMLPKQQEPIIPKQEEPIIPKQEESSAVISGNNVLVKKYIIYEKAPIQPNDGGNKRKYEDDIEFVYKGVKRKCIRSTWPEEKRYLALKAVFEYEYNKLFFGENIDQNSKNGVDSRNYKTEVGECSNNKTEVGECSNQKECNFNKEDDGDIIMNNEEEEDEMSWPEFFAKQLLEINGGEGFIKEEDVQMLDNSFLEDFFLGNNIM; from the exons ATGAAGGCTCTCAATTCTCGTTCAGGTAAAGATTTCATGCCAACCGATGATGAACTTCTTCAAAACTTTCTCTACAACAAAATTAACAATAAACCAATTCCCAATTATCTCAACATTCTCGAACATGATTTGTTCGGAACTGAAAAGACTCCTTTGGATATATGGAACGAGTTCGAAGCTTCCTACTCATATGGCGGAAAAGACCTGTACTTCTTTACTACCTTAAAGAAGAAGTCGGCTACGAGCACGCGCTCCGTTCGCACTATCGGAAACGGTAATTGGGAAGGTGAAGACACTGGAAAAAGTATATTTGCCAAAGACACAAGCAAGCTTCTGGGAATGAAAAAACGTTTTCGTTTTGAGAAGAGTAACACTCCTCAAGACGGTGGATGGATCTTGCACGAATATAACCTCCACAAATCTTTGATTAACAATCCTTCTCCG GTCAATAATTATGTACTATGCAGATTTAGAAAAAATTTGAAACCAGAATCACAGAATACACCAGCAAAAGCAAGTATAGCTGATCAATCCAATTCTCATTTAAGAAAAATTTCAACAACAAAAAGTTGTTATAGTCAAACAAAAAGTTGTTATGGTCAAGAGAGTAAAGGAAAGACTGTGATGCTTCCTAAACAACAAGAACCTATCATTCCTAAACAAGAAGAACCTATCATTCCTAAACAAGAAGAATCATCTGCAGTTATATCA GGCAATAATGTTTTGGtgaaaaaatatattatttatgaAAAAGCACCAATTCAACCGAATGATGGTGGAAACAAGAGGAAATATGAGGATGATATAGAGTTTGTATACAAGGGAGTAAAAAGAAAATGCATCAGAAGTACTTGGCCTGAAGAGAAAAGATATCTTGCACTAAAGGCTGTCTTTGAATAT GAGTACAATAAGCTATTTTTTGGAGAAAATATTGACCAAAATTCAAAAAATGGAGTTGATAGTAGAAATTACAAAACTGAGGTGGGTGAATGTAGCAATAACAAAACTGAGGTGGGTGAATGTAGCAATCAAAAAGAGTGCAACTTTAACAAAGAAGATGACGGTGATATCATCATGAAcaacgaagaagaagaagatgagatgTCTTGGCCTGAATTTTTTGCAAAGCAACTGCTGGAAATTAATGGAGGAGAAGGGTTTATAAAAGAGGAGGATGTTCAAATGCTTGACAATAGTTTTCTTGAAGACTTTTTTCTGGGAAATAACATTATGTAA